A single Heterodontus francisci isolate sHetFra1 chromosome 11, sHetFra1.hap1, whole genome shotgun sequence DNA region contains:
- the slitrk3a gene encoding SLIT and NTRK-like protein 3 yields MFWITLVSTIALGWSTSIPLMEDSKELDESCMEPCYCEEKESFLHIHCESKGFTNISQITESWRRPFKLYLQRNSMRKLYTNGFLFLTNAVSINLGNNALQDIQAGAFNGMKLLKRLYLHENKLEVFRNDTFLGLESLEYLQTDYNVLKRIDGGAFRNLNKLKVLIINDNLIPLLPLNLFRAVSLTHIDLRGNRLKTLPYAGTLEYMGKSLMEIQLDENPWNCTCDVMPLKTWLESVPYTVLVGEITCETPFHLHGKDLREIRRSELCPINSSVEVEVSLEIPQLASSNDNAWPTKPSSMSLSVTYTASSVEYKISGKFPKATKTPKTLKAQLYSVQNQPIVAGYQTRPPIPIICPTECSCSLHINDLGLTVQCKTKGIHNMSELIPRPLNAKKLYLTGNLIQKICRSDFWNFSSLDLLHLGNNRVSYIQDGAFMNLPNLKTLYLNNNSIERLTPGMFRGLQSLEYLYFEFNFIREIEPASFSLMPNLQLLFLNNNLLQTLPTDAFTGTSLGRLSLRNNYILYLPVSGVLEHLDSIVQIDLNQNPWDCSCDLIALKQWVEKISTVKLIGNVLCKTPEFLSGMDLKMVDYEVLCPELKHAAASPALPGSGGNGNMIPTTRGFGFSSQGGAIPLSVLILSLLIIFISAVFIAAGLFAFVLRRRKKSPFRRRQDVDLTGMQMQCRIFEDRSANSPEKAASHVYDYIPHPVTQMCNNPIYKPREGEMEEEFSETQENNTNYKTLEKDKDWKMSLSNSNLNTIVTINQTNDFANFPENGVIYPSVLDRERPAHTVGFVDCLYGTVPKLKELHVHPPGMQYPDLQQDARFKETILFGSSGRGYPDQTQSEYLELRAKLQTKPDYLEVLEKTSYRF; encoded by the coding sequence ATGTTCTGGATAACCCTTGTAAGCACAATAGCTCTAGGATGGAGTACATCGATTCCACTGATGGAGGACTCGAAAGAGTTAGACGAATCTTGCATGGAGCCATGTTACTGTGAGGAAAAGGAGAGTTTTTTGCATATACATTGTGAAAGTAAAGGTTTCACAAACATTAGTCAGATTACCGAGTCATGGAGAAGACCATTTAAACTTTACCTACAAAGAAACTCCATGAGAAAACTCTATACTAACGGTTTTCTTTTTTTAACCAACGCAGTATCCATTAACCTTGGAAACAACGCATTGCAGGACATTCAGGCAGGTGCCTTTAATGGCATGAAACTTCTGAAACGTTTATATTTACACGAAAACAAGCTAGAGGTTTTTCGAAATGATACATTCTTGGGTTTGGAGAGTTTGGAGTACCTACAAACCGACTACAACGTGCTGAAGAGGATTGATGGCGGTGCATTTAGGAACCTCAATAAACTGAAAGTGTTGATTATCAATGACAATCTGATACCCCTGCTTCCTCTCAATCTCTTCAGGGCGGTTTCCCTAACCCACATCGATCTGCGTGGTAACAGGTTAAAGACACTGCCTTACGCCGGGACGCTAGAATATATGGGCAAGAGCCTCATGGAGATTCAACTGGACGagaacccatggaactgtacctgtGACGTTATGCCATTAAAGACTTGGCTAGAAAGCGTACCGTACACGGTTCTTGTAGGGGAAATTACTTGTGAGACTCCATTCCATCTTCATGGCAAGGACTTGAGGGAGATCAGAAGAAGTGAATTGTGCCCAATTAATTCTAGCGTGGAGGTGGAAGTCAGCTTGGAGATTCCACAGCTTGCTTCCAGTAACGACAATGCGTGGCCTACTAAACCTTCCTCTATGTCTTTATCTGTGACTTACACTGCTTCTTCTGTTGAATATAAGATATCAGGCAAATTTCCAAAAGCAACCAAGACTCCGAAAACTTTAAAAGCACAGCTTTATTCGGTACAAAATCAGCCCATAGTTGCAGGCTACCAGACCAGGCCGCCCATCCCTATCATTTGCCCCACTGAATGCTCGTGTAGCCTACATATAAATGACCTGGGTTTGACAGTACAGTGCAAAACTAAAGGGATTCACAATATGTCTGAACTAATACCAAGGCCGTTGAACGCTAAGAAGTTGTATTTAACTGGGAATCTAATTCAGAAAATCTGTAGGTCAGATTTCTGGAATTTCTCCAGTTTGGATCTATTACATTTGGGGAACAACCGTGTATCATATATTCAAGATGGTGCTTTTATGAACCTTCCAAATTTAAAAACCCTATATCTGAACAACAACAGCATCGAACGTCTCACCCCTGGCATGTTCAGAGGGCTACAAAGTTTGGAATATCTATATTTTGAATTTAACTTCATAAGAGAAATCGAACCAGCGTCTTTCAGCCTGATGCCCAATCTTCAGCTATTGTTTCTTAACAATAATCTTCTCCAAACTCTACCAACCGATGCTTTCACGGGCACTTCTCTGGGTCGCCTGAGCCTAAGGAACAACTACATCCTGTATCTGCCGGTGAGTGGAGTGCTCGAGCACTTGGACTCCATTGTGCAGATTGACCTGAACCAGAATCCCTGGGATTGTTCCTGCGATTTGATTGCTCTGAAACAGTGGGTGGAAAAGATCAGCACTGTTAAACTGATTGGCAACGTGTTGTGCAAGACGCCGGAATTCCTGAGCGGGATGGATCTAAAGATGGTAGACTATGAGGTGTTATGCCCCGAACTGAAGCATGCCGCTGCCTCTCCGGCTCTCCCTGGCTCCGGAGGGAATGGTAATATGATACCCACAACCAGGGGTTTTGGTTTCTCTTCGCAAGGTGGCGCCATTCCCCTTTCAGTTCTTATTCTGAGCCTTCTGATCATTTTCATTTCCGCTGTATTTATTGCAGCTGGTCTCTTCGCTTTCGTGCTCAGAAGGCGGAAGAAATCGCCCTTCAGGAGAAGGCAGGACGTAGACTTGACTGGTATGCAAATGCAGTGCAGGATCTTCGAGGACAGAAGTGCTAATTCACCCGAGAAAGCAGCCAGCCACGTCTACGACTACATCCCCCATCCCGTCACACAAATGTGCAACAATCCTATATATAAACCAcgtgagggagagatggaggaggaaTTCTCAGAGACTCAGGAAAATAATACTAATTATAAAACTCTGGAGAAAGATAAGGACTGGAAAATGTCACTGTCCAATAGCAACCTTAACACCATAGTTACGATCAATCAGACTAACGATTTTGCTAATTTTCCAGAAAATGGGGTGATTTACCCTAGTGTGTTGGACAGAGAAAGACCAGCTCACACTGTTGGCTTTGTGGACTGCCTCTATGGCACTGTACCCAAGTTAAAAGAGCTGCATGTCCACCCTCCTGGCATGCAATATCCTGACTTACAGCAAGATGCCAGGTTTAAAGAAACGATTCTGTTTGGCTCCTCTGGACGGGGATATCCTGATCAAACCCAAAGCGAATACCTCGAGTTAAGGGCCAAACTTCAAACTAAGCCAGACTACCTCGAAGTACTAGAGAAGACGTCATACCGATTTTAG